In [Limnothrix rosea] IAM M-220, one genomic interval encodes:
- a CDS encoding SPFH domain-containing protein: protein MEARLIFLLVLCGSVVIVFFYLVYKSIHIIEENEQAIVTRFGRFKRVLKPGMNFILPLMDKIAFKEGLQERVLDIPPQTVITKDNISIKVDAIIYWEIFDVYRVYYDVDDLMDSLANLVKTMLRSKIGNLELQETYSSREEINSKLINQLSAVTSKWGVRVTLVEIQDIIVPEELQKSLQQQQEAASRKRATLEDIEAITLSVKELLKIIEENPEEGSEILRFMLARQYMNVNEKISKSDNTKILFMDPKVMTEALSNLLEEDVRGME, encoded by the coding sequence CGTCATTGTGTTCTTTTACCTCGTTTATAAATCGATCCATATCATCGAAGAAAATGAACAGGCGATTGTCACTCGTTTTGGGCGTTTTAAGCGAGTACTAAAGCCCGGCATGAATTTTATTTTGCCCCTCATGGACAAAATTGCCTTTAAAGAAGGCCTACAAGAGAGAGTCTTAGATATTCCCCCACAAACGGTGATCACCAAAGACAATATTTCCATCAAAGTAGATGCCATTATTTATTGGGAAATATTTGATGTTTACCGCGTTTACTACGATGTCGATGATCTGATGGATTCCCTCGCAAACCTTGTCAAAACCATGTTGCGTTCGAAAATCGGTAATCTCGAACTGCAGGAGACCTATAGCTCCCGGGAAGAAATAAACTCCAAACTCATTAACCAACTCAGTGCTGTGACGAGTAAATGGGGGGTGCGGGTAACGCTTGTTGAAATTCAAGACATTATCGTGCCTGAAGAGCTGCAAAAATCCCTGCAACAACAGCAGGAAGCGGCGAGTCGTAAGCGGGCAACCTTAGAAGATATTGAGGCAATTACCCTATCGGTCAAAGAACTGCTGAAAATTATTGAGGAAAATCCTGAGGAGGGTTCAGAGATTTTGCGGTTTATGTTAGCGAGGCAATATATGAATGTCAACGAAAAAATTAGTAAGAGTGACAATACAAAAATTCTCTTTATGGATCCGAAGGTGATGACGGAAGCGCTGTCTAATTTATTAGAGGAAGATGTTAGGGGAATGGAGTAG